TACCCAAACCCTACAGCTACAATCCCTACTCGAGGGACGAAAGCACGTCCCTAGCTTGAGTCGTCATTGACACGGTGTACCGGCTCAAACTCCCCAAGCTGCAAGCAATACCTAAAAGAGTATACAGGGATGACCAAGACAATCATGGGTCAGGCGCTCAAGGGGAACACCAAATGAAAAGGACGTGGCAATTCCCTTGCTTTATGATTATATACCAACACCTTGCTTGACAGAACTGGGAAGATTTGCTGTAGTGGTGGGATTGTTTGAGTATTGTCCCATGCTTGGTGGTGATAAAGTAGGAAGAGACTCGAGCGTTGAACGAGGAGAAATGAGGGGGACAACAGCTAACTGGGGTCTTTGGTGATGACTTCGCTGGCCAGTCACGCTGGAGAAAAAGAATTACGCATGAAGCTGGAGTTGGAGACATAATAAGTCAAATGCTAATATATAATTTGCATGTATATGGTCCAAAGGCAAGGTAAAAAAAACCAGGTGTAAAGAGTGAAGGGACAAGTCTTACTGATTAGACAGTTTTGCCATCCTGATCTCCGAGTCAAATGAAACAGGCACTGAATCAGATTTTTGATTCAGACGATCTCTTAGGAATTGCATATCATCCTGTTCAATCATgtacataatttaaaaattcaccGCTACATAAATTGCTCAACTAACTTATCAAAATTAAAAGGGTAGTTTGATAAGGATGTGTTTGGATTGAAGGACTTGATTTGGGCTGAGAGATTTGATTTAAAGATGGGTTCCATATGATACCACGACTAggtatatttgaaattcattacaTTTGTTGTTATAAGAGCTTAAATTGAGAAAGAATGAATTTGAAGTTCATGGTTTGGAGTTTTGATTTCAAATTGTTAAACCCAATAACACTCTGAAGGAATTTACCATCAACTTTCTCTCTTTACGTGTCTGGGAGCAAGCTTCAGGCTGCTGTGAATAGTTCACAAATGGATGATCCAGTAACATGCTCGCAGTTGGCCTGTCTGCTGGGTTTCTACAAAAGCAGCGTCGCAAGAAATCCTTGCCATCTGCTGACAGTGTTTCAGGTATAGGAGGAGTCTCCTTTATAGCCTTGAATAACGCTGCAGCCTGAAAATAGAAAAGGACAAAATCTCTTCATAAAAATTCAGGAATCCCATCCGCACTGGTTTAAATAGCTAAACATGAACAAGGTTGACATGTAGATATAACACACCAACTTATTTTGCCATCTTTGGTAAAGCCCAACTAAAATCAAGCAAAGACTTTCAGCAAGTTACACATATAATGCTTGGAACAAGGAGGAATCCTAGAGATGTTTGCGCTTGAGTACAATAATGCAAAAGAAAAGCCAGAGAACTTGCTTATTGTTCAAACATACACGCATAGTTCGAGTGTAATATGATCAATTAGTAAGTTCATAAtaactgacattttttctccAAGTGAAAGCTTGTAAAATGAGCCTGTTTTATTAATATTTGGTGCTTACCCCTTCATACTCACTCCAAGGGGGCTTTCCGTTCAGCATCTCAATTATGGTACAGCCCAAACTCCATATATCAACTGCTAAAGCAAGATCAGAATTAGCATCTTTTTGCATCCCAAAATTCAAGAGCTGCATTAAAAGCATGCAACATTAGTATATTTCGGCAATGGTTGCCAGGATAGATAACCTAAGGTTGCAACACATACGTACCTCTGGAGCCATCCAATATGGACTACCCCTCATTGACAGATTAGCCGCTTGCCCAGTCagctgcaaatgcaaaagaaaacaGAAAGTAATAGCCCGTCTTAGCAATCACTTTGAACAACACAAGCAGAACACAGAGCATAAAGCAAAATAAACAGAATAAGAAACATTTCTGGAGAAAGCAGTAACTCGGCAGTTTTTATTGCTCATGGACAGCAGGTATTTGATAGACATACATACAACCTTGTTTTAGATATTGCTCATTACATAAAATGCTAATTTAGTCAATATCCTACAGAGTAACTATTTTCTAAATACagaaattgaaaataatcattttttaagAGAAATCATAAACTCACATGCTTAGCCATCCCAAAATCAGCAAGTTTGACAACTCCATATGCATCGACAAGTAAATTAGCACCTTTAATGTCCCTACAAAAGTGACGATAGCTAATCAAGTCACATAATAGTTGTGctctaaatatatttaaaacaatTCTAAAACTACATAAGATGGTTCCTCAAGTTGCAGAATATGCATATCTAGCTAAATAAATATAAGCATCATCTACAAACATGATACCGAAATAACACAAAAATTAGCTACATGTATTATATATTTCCCTCTACCCAAGATGTGCTGAGAACATTTTGGTGATACACTAAGGATATAATGATATGCATCAAAGGACAAGCGCAGGGGAGAGTGGTCACACCTAATGTGTTTGCCAAACACCGAACAGTTTTTTAGCAaactgttttaaaagaaaatgatgaaGTCTAGGTTTTTGTTTGATTACATTACAGTAGTCAAAAAaagataaatcaatttaattttgaAACAGCAGATCGTCGTATGTAAATGAAAATGCAGTTCCAACTTCCAAGCAACCCAAAACAATGTCTCTTTGTAGCTATATTTTTGGAAACTGCTGATGGTTTTGTTGCCTCTGTAGCCCGTACACATGCTTCTTACTATCTCTTCTCAATTGACATAAGTTCAAACTTTGACGACAAtgattcatttttaaaaatatattttgcatTTTCATGACATCAAGACATACACATTACCTGTGTATGGTTTTTTTACTGTGTAAATAGGCCAATCCACAGAGAATATGACGAGTAAAATTGCGAACCACAGATTCTGTAATAGCCCCACAATGATCATGGATGAATTTATTGATTGAACCAGGATGGACATACTCCAGGTATATGTAAAACTTTTCTCCAACCTACATGAAATGTGATTTAACTACAGCATCTTGCAGAAAGACACCAAAAATATAAGTTGGTCTTACTGAAGAAAATTACTCACTATTTCACTACCAAAATACTGCACGATATTTGGATGCTTCAGATGACTAAGAACTTTAATTTCCTGAAAGCATTTAGAAAACTTAAGTGTCCAGTCCAACTGCTGATAAAAAAATGTAGCAAGAAGAATATGCAAATTGTGCATGAAAGTTTCAAGTAAGAAAGCACAACATAAAACAGCCTATAAAAAGAAGATAATTATGTTTCATCATCAAGGAGGTCTATTGCACATATCAATGGTTAATTTTGTGGAAGGTAGGGCCTGCCTAACAATTTCATGTAAACAAATTTTCGGAGCTAACAAAAACAAATGTGTTTCATAAGACTCCTCAGAAAAGCAAGAGAATAAGTACCAAAGTTCACAGGATGGAATGAAagattcagacatttcaatcTCTTAAGGAATAGTATTTCTCAATTAACTACctatattcttatttttttaatcttCTTCTCTGTAGTACAATACCAATATATTGTTATTCCATTTCCGGTATGAATAAAATGCAAATGTACAGAAGAAAGCAATCACATTCATTGATATCTTTGATTACACATATAGATCGATCAGACATCGAAGGCCATAAAGAAATCCAGTGTGGCATTTCGATGCCAGAAGTACAGAAGGAAGCCTAGTATCATCTACATTTGAAAACAGGCTAATTTGAATCTAAAAAACCAAAAGATCGCAAACAAATAAAGTCGAAAACAACCTGCTCCAACTGTCTTATACACTCAGCAGATTTTGCATCGTCTGGTAAAATTTCAACTTCTTTCATTGCACATAAGGCTCCAGTCTCTCTGTCGACAGAAAGAAAGTAATAACCAAAGGACTTGATAGTCAATCTTGAAGGTAGTGTGTTCAGCACAGCATACCTGTTGGAGGCCACATACACACTTCCAAACGTCCCCCTCCCTATAAGCTTTCCTTTTTTCCATTGCTGTTTGATGGGTATCAATTCAGGTTTAGCTGCAAGTGGAGAAACCGGAGAGGTCCAGGAAGGTTTGACAGCTACTGAAACTTCAGGTTTAACTGCAAGTGGGGAAATTGGAGTGGGATGTGAAGGCACGGAAGCTCCTGAAAAATCAGATTTAGCTGCTGCAACTGGGGACGGTGATGCAGGATGTGAAGGACTGACAGCCCCTGGGGGAAGTGGTAAGGGATGTACGGTGGCTTGAGCATTACTTTCCCAAGGTACCAATGAGGTTTCATGGGCCATTTTGGTAGGCAATGGTGATGTTGTCATAGGAGGACTTGTTCCATAGACACGATAACTTACTCTTGGACTTTGAAGGGGTGAGTTATCTACACTTGATGAAGCTTTGTGGGAACCCAGATGAGGATGGAAGATACCTAGACCTGGATTCCCATCTGAATGAGGGATCTCCGGGGCAGACCAAACTTGGAAAATGCTGGGGGGAGTTATGTAATGATTTACCAACATATCACTTCTCGGGGGGCTCAGCACAGGGCTTGAATATGGACTAGTTGGAGCACTTGTGGGGATACAAATACTGTATATATTAGATGATCTATCTTTGACGTTTAGCTTCTGAGGCAACTTCCTGGATGACCGAACATCAGAAAGTATGGAATTTGTTCTTGTATCTTGACCTGCTAATCTGCTGGCATGAGAATAAACAAAGACACGACAGAGAAACAACATTACACAATGTTTAAACAAAAAATCCTTGATAGATTAATGAATGGAACCAATAATATAGAGCAACCAACTACGAAAACCAACCGTTCAAAAGAAGCTACACCCAAAGTCTAGAGGACAATTTAACGTTAATAACCACAGTTAGTAGTTCTATAATAATATGTAGCAACTTGAATAAGAAATAACATTAACGAGCTGCAATCATAGCAAGAAAATATAAAGTTTTTATAAAACTAAAGCAACAACTGCCGATAAAAATCGCATGAAAATTGATCTGAAGAGGCTAATgagattatatttaaaatagaaAGAGAGCTTATAGGTTCATAAAAGTTTTCTAAGCAATTTGAGGTCAAAGGGAAAAAACATCGACCTGAAAAGAGAAAccaattatttatatcaaacaCGGGAGGTGCTGATTCTGGATTGCTTGCATACCTAAGCCAATTGCAGTATGCTAGGGGATGTTACCATATAAATGCACAACCTTTATAACAACGCAACATCATtagaattaaaaataaataaaattcatataaaatatataaacgATTTGACGATGATAACCAACTACATAAAGCATATACATTCagtaaaatatgtttttttctttaaagttcAATAACGAAATTACAATTCCATCAAAATGAGTTCCATCCCTACAGCAATTAATTCCATTTTCACGATACCTCTTGAGACCATTGAGTCCATCAATGGCATCGGCGTCCAAACCCTCCGTTGCATCCCTTTCCCTACTTCTTCCGATCTGCTTCTCCTCGCATCCTCTTTGATTTTGAATCACATCTTGTGGCGAGGGCAGGGGAACACCGTTCGAGCTGGAAGAGGCGAACTTGGGGTCACGCCTTAAAAGAACCTGCAATTCCGGTAAAGGGAGCGGCTGAGGCGACGCAGACGACGACCTAGAATGCGTGATCTGGCTAGGAGACCGCCACATTTGGACGTCGTTCTCCGTAACGTGCCGCAATTTCCTCGCACGCGTGAGGTGGCGGCTCCGACCCGATGAAAAGAAGCTGGGTTTCAAGGAGTACCTGCTATCCCCACCTCCGATGATGACGCTATCATCGTCGGAATGCGATTTCGACGCGGACGTGAACGCGCCTTGCCACCAGTGCATGGCTACAGGTAACCGCGATTCCTGATATCAGATTTCAGACTTCGGATCAGAAATTGCATTGGTAGGATGACtgaattcagaagaaaatgggAAATTTTCCCTCCGAGGATGAAGATGAAAACCCTGGGGTGGAAAATGTTGATGCTCCAAAATCAATTCAAATATATGCTATAAATAGTGTTCCATATCTCCaacaagaaagaaagaaagaatacATAGGGGCAAAACGGGAAAGAGAAAATTACGACTTCGATCTAATTTTATTCATATGCAAGTTAGTTAAGTTTCAATATTATAATGTTATTCAAATAAGATGTAATATATATACTCTATCATATCAAAAGAAAgcaaaaatttgtatgagacggtctcacaggtcgtattttgtgagacatatattttatttggatcatcaaaaaatattactttttatgctaagaatattactttttattatgaatatcaatAGGGTTGATCcatctcataaaaaaaattcgtaaaaccatctcacaaaagatatgttcttaaaaaaattagatcGGTTCCCGGTCAAGATAAAACCAAATTATAACATAATCTTTTTGAACAACTATTTACAAAAAGaagttaaattaaatataaaaacggtaattaaaaaattaaatattattaaatcggACCCACTCTGACTTATTGAATCTCAAGCAATTCAATCTGGTTCAACATTGATGATAGATTCATTTCAATGCGAAACAGATAAAACAATTTTGATTTGAACGGATTAAATCAGACCGATTTCATATTGATTAGACCGGATAAACATCCCTACCTATTTGTACAAATTTTCTAAATTGGTTAAATGTATtcatttttctgaaaaaaatatgatttattcttcaTTTTATGTCTCTATTTCATGTTTTACATtgcttatttaaatttaatctcACCGTCATCTCATCTATTTAGTCGAAATATAATCATTTTACCAATTATTAACATTTgaattttacaataaaaagtttaGAATTATGATATTCATATGCAATGCATGTGATATCTATACTatcttattaagtttgagacacttagAATAACTAACTTTGGTCTTCCCATGCATACTTTTACCTATCATGGGAGAATCGCACAATGGGAAGAGCACATCTATGGAAGAGTCGTACATCACGGAGGAGCAGATCCATGGAAGAGGAGAGACATGCCCTTCCTTTAACATGCCAATTCCATACTGGTTCTGACCTGAGCTTCCATATAGAGCTAAGAtctaaatcatttaaacataTATGACAAAACGTTGATGATAACTAATGTCTTTTTTGAATAAACCTGTCTTAGTACATTTCTTTTCACACAAGATATCTAATTTTTCTTAATTCTATAAATATCATGTCTCTCATAGACTCATAGTTCTAATGATTTCACTTATTATTATCATTTAGCATTATTTTTATTGCATACTTAAGTTTTGTCTCAGTACCGAATTATTAATCGGATGGACTACGCCAAAAACATATCAGGTGTCTTCTAACTTATGTTCATCATCTGGTCCATACCGAAAGCTTTGATCAGCCCACATCAGATCAGTAAGAATATGTCACCAGAATGGACCCAAGTTACAAATTTTGGTTACTTCAATATCCTTGCACTAATTAACAAATACAAAGTCTATTTTTAAATGCAAAATTGTAAAAGATTCAGTTAtgcacaatttttttaaaatcaattttctttggACTAAGCAGTCTCccaataaattttgtttaaattttataaaaaaaaattctttaataTCAGTAGATATCACGAcccaatattttttaaaaaaagaaaactgAAGTCCAACTACATAGACTTGCTTACTATTTATTCAGTCAAATGAAAAAGAAATTCTTAAGCTGGATATATTTTCCACTCCGTTGAATcgagatattatatttaatttagatTAATCTCATTTGGTATAAGCTCAAAACATTTTCCCATccgtatattatattttattatgcgTCAAAAATGGGGACATGGTTTTAATTCACCGGGTCAACAATTTAAATTGTAGTATCAATTGTCTTCATCGTTCTAAAGTCCTTCAACATTCAGAATTTTAGCTGGGTATTAGGTTGCAAACATATTTTTCTCAAGTTATAGTACCGTGTAAGTGCGACTGATCAATAATATGTTCTTGTAGGCTGTAGCAGTCATTATGCAAAAAACGGTTAACTCAAATTGTTATAAGATATAAAAATTGTTTCGATTTTTCGTCGTCATggttaattaaatttaagagAAAAATTGATAATCTCGCACCGTCCGTGAGTGATTTGTTGAAATCTAGAGTCAAGATTCATTAGAATAACTCTAGAGGAGAAGTGTTATAAATGCACGAAGTGAAGACTAAAACTTTCAAAAACGGACTCGGTCTTCTTCATGTATAGAAGATGCGTACATGGTCAGGAACTGAAGGATTCAAATATTCTAGGCTTGTTCCCTCTGTATTACATTAATTATGTGAACTTCGAAACCGAAATACAATGCATAAACTTGCAAGCCTTTGACATAAAAAGGAAGAAACATTTTATAGAAAACTATAGCCAGAGAATCTTTTTGACATCTCCAAATCAGGCACATACCTTAGATTTTTTGGGCTTGGGAAATTTTGAACATCTTACGGTTTTGATTCGTACAAGTCAACCGAACTATCAGTTTGGTCAAAACTTGGACTCAAGGTCGAGTAACTTGCTAGGTTGAGCTTCCGCAATCATAATAGAGCTCAACTCGAGCTCGTTATAAGTATTATATGAGCAGTCACCCACCGCCACCACTTCAACAATTTATTTCGAAAAATTCTGTTTAGGAAGGTTGATGCTAGTGTGAGTGTATTGCCCTCATGTTAGATCTGTGATGTCCCGAAACTCATGATTGACACCGGCATTtttttaacaatcacacaataaaaaaaaatcagtctCGTAACACAGTATAAACCAATTCCAgtttatatcataatttcaaatgaaaaTAACAATGAACAAGCGCGTTATTTGGACAAATGAGGTCCATATATGTAAGTGATATGTCTAAATTATTTCGGACCTTTGGCAATCCGAGTGTATTGTTATAATGCTGGTAAGAAATAATATGCTGAGAAAATTGGGCTTTCTGGGGAGTTTTTTGGGTTACAAATATTTAAGACAATCAGAAGTCTGTTGAACTATTGGGCTTGATATCAGCCCAATCCAATCTACCATTTTCAACCGTAAATCCATGAGAACCACATACAATCTTGTGAAATATTTAGATATTAGATTCTCTATGACCGACCCCACGCAAAAGtgtacatatataaatatctgtATATGCTGTATAAAATCAAAAAAGGGCTCATTAAAATACTACGATTGTAAAATCTTGCGATGCTTGAAAATCTATTATAAAAATCAACtctaattttttcaaatttcgaGCACACGTATCCTCGTGTTTTTAAATCTTGAGCATATACACGCTTGTTTATATGTCTTTTAGTGTACATGCACAACATTTGAAAACAAGTGACATTAATCGATGAATTTTTTTCATGAGGTTATCATCAATCTCGTGATTTCACTTGGGTAATGTATACAATTTCTCCAATAATGGTACTAAAATGAAAGACATTTGATTACAAAAGAAAATAAGACATTTAATTTATCTCATATGTATTCCGGTACAATCTTATAATATTTCATattctttttatatatttattaactcAATATTGATTTCATCAGCTTTTCAATCCAAGGAAAATTGTAAtctttgtgtgtgtgtatatatatatatatatatttacgattttgattttttatattattgaaCTTCAGTTTTATTATGTTAATTATAGtcgtttttttaaatttttaatcattttttcatGCGATGTTGACGTGACATTCATTTGTTTAGTGATATATCATCAATTATACAAAAAAGTCTAATCtcgaaattcaaaaaaaaatgacCAATAATagtttaaaacaattttttatttatcatttcACCGAAAAATAGGTGTAAGCACCAATCAAGTACCGGATACATAAATTTAATACGTACAAAATTTAAAAGTGTGATTCCGACCCTATTAAAGCGACATATTAAAAATAGAATATTTCGACATGCATCTGCATATGGATGATTAATCAAAATTTCTCCTAACAATAAcatgtccaggggtaaaatatGTAATGTACCGAAAACTATATATATCGTATACCATTATTGAAAAATTATGgtatcaaaaaaattataccGATACTGTATCCAAACTTTCGGTATACTGAATCTTGGTATACGAAAATTTTCAGTACGTATAACTAGCATATCAATTAGATTGAAATTTTACGGTATATCGAGATTCATTATGATATCAGTATATACAATTTcgtatccaaaaaaaaaatcttacatatattttaatttattatcttattatttaaaaatattatatattttctaaTTTCTATATGTTGTTTCGACATATAACGAAAATTTCCAAATTTCATACTTATCATACCGAAAATTTCATATCATTGTCATACTGTATAGAAACCTTCGGCATACTTAGATATTTTTTTCCATCCCTAAACATGCTGAAGAAATCGATACATCTTTTCCTATTTTCAGAACGTGTCAATATAATTATTTACTACATTGGTCCACAAAATTGAACTcgtttatataaaattatatatacgcATAAAAAATTAGCACTGGTCCACAGAATTGGACTcgtttttataaatttatatacgTATAAAAAATTAACATTGGTCCACAAAACAGTTATATTATACAActgtttcttttaaaaaaaaactatacacactcaaaaataaaaaaaataaaaattataataccTACTTTATGTGACttgaaagaaaataaattacTTATTTCTAATTTTGGTGTTATTTTTTGAATAATAGACAGATACACGAAAAAACTCACGAACCAAATCGATCAATTTGATAATCGAGCAGACGAGAACAAACAAATCGATCTCTAATTTACACCAACAAATTACAATATTACTCCATgctaaatcatatattatcaattttttttatatgctatatcgaaataaatattttatgcatcACATATACTGttaaaaatatatagtttttttcACATAAACTTAATTAATACAGATTCGAATCATCTAAAATTGAATTCTACACATGGATTATTACATTATTGATTCCGTAACACAAAAGATCCTTATTACAAAGGTATATGATCATGTAAAACATTTGGCTAATTGATACATTTAACCAATTTATGGTTGAGGATTGTttataaatagtaaaaaaaGAAGAATGTTATTAGGCAAAGGCACATGAATTTCTATAATTATTGGTGTCGATGGGACCTAATATCACATAATTCTGTTGAAATAATTGAGAGGTAGCTGGGGTGGATGGGTAGGGTGGTACCCCACCACCATGCATGTCCCCGCGCCTCTATGGCTTCCGGGGTA
The sequence above is a segment of the Primulina tabacum isolate GXHZ01 chromosome 6, ASM2559414v2, whole genome shotgun sequence genome. Coding sequences within it:
- the LOC142549711 gene encoding mitogen-activated protein kinase kinase kinase 5-like isoform X2, producing MHWWQGAFTSASKSHSDDDSVIIGGGDSRYSLKPSFFSSGRSRHLTRARKLRHVTENDVQMWRSPSQITHSRSSSASPQPLPLPELQVLLRRDPKFASSSSNGVPLPSPQDVIQNQRGCEEKQIGRSRERDATEGLDADAIDGLNGLKRLAGQDTRTNSILSDVRSSRKLPQKLNVKDRSSNIYSICIPTSAPTSPYSSPVLSPPRSDMLVNHYITPPSIFQVWSAPEIPHSDGNPGLGIFHPHLGSHKASSSVDNSPLQSPRVSYRVYGTSPPMTTSPLPTKMAHETSLVPWESNAQATVHPLPLPPGAVSPSHPASPSPVAAAKSDFSGASVPSHPTPISPLAVKPEVSVAVKPSWTSPVSPLAAKPELIPIKQQWKKGKLIGRGTFGSVYVASNRETGALCAMKEVEILPDDAKSAECIRQLEQEIKVLSHLKHPNIVQYFGSEIVGEKFYIYLEYVHPGSINKFIHDHCGAITESVVRNFTRHILCGLAYLHSKKTIHSYRHFCRDIKGANLLVDAYGVVKLADFGMAKHLTGQAANLSMRGSPYWMAPELLNFGMQKDANSDLALAVDIWSLGCTIIEMLNGKPPWSEYEGAAALFKAIKETPPIPETLSADGKDFLRRCFCRNPADRPTASMLLDHPFVNYSQQPEACSQTRKERKLMDDMQFLRDRLNQKSDSVPVSFDSEIRMAKLSNHVTGQRSHHQRPQLAVVPLISPRSTLESLPTLSPPSMGQYSNNPTTTANLPSSVKQGVGI
- the LOC142549711 gene encoding mitogen-activated protein kinase kinase kinase 5-like isoform X1, whose amino-acid sequence is MHWWQGAFTSASKSHSDDDSVIIGGGDSRYSLKPSFFSSGRSRHLTRARKLRHVTENDVQMWRSPSQITHSRSSSASPQPLPLPELQVLLRRDPKFASSSSNGVPLPSPQDVIQNQRGCEEKQIGRSRERDATEGLDADAIDGLNGLKSRLAGQDTRTNSILSDVRSSRKLPQKLNVKDRSSNIYSICIPTSAPTSPYSSPVLSPPRSDMLVNHYITPPSIFQVWSAPEIPHSDGNPGLGIFHPHLGSHKASSSVDNSPLQSPRVSYRVYGTSPPMTTSPLPTKMAHETSLVPWESNAQATVHPLPLPPGAVSPSHPASPSPVAAAKSDFSGASVPSHPTPISPLAVKPEVSVAVKPSWTSPVSPLAAKPELIPIKQQWKKGKLIGRGTFGSVYVASNRETGALCAMKEVEILPDDAKSAECIRQLEQEIKVLSHLKHPNIVQYFGSEIVGEKFYIYLEYVHPGSINKFIHDHCGAITESVVRNFTRHILCGLAYLHSKKTIHSYRHFCRDIKGANLLVDAYGVVKLADFGMAKHLTGQAANLSMRGSPYWMAPELLNFGMQKDANSDLALAVDIWSLGCTIIEMLNGKPPWSEYEGAAALFKAIKETPPIPETLSADGKDFLRRCFCRNPADRPTASMLLDHPFVNYSQQPEACSQTRKERKLMDDMQFLRDRLNQKSDSVPVSFDSEIRMAKLSNHVTGQRSHHQRPQLAVVPLISPRSTLESLPTLSPPSMGQYSNNPTTTANLPSSVKQGVGI
- the LOC142549711 gene encoding mitogen-activated protein kinase kinase kinase 5-like isoform X3 — translated: MHWWQGAFTSASKSHSDDDSVIIGGGDSRYSLKPSFFSSGRSRHLTRARKLRHVTENDVQMWRSPSQITHSRSSSASPQPLPLPELQVLLRRDPKFASSSSNGVPLPSPQDVIQNQRGCEEKQIGRSRERDATEGLDADAIDGLNGLKSRLAGQDTRTNSILSDVRSSRKLPQKLNVKDRSSNIYSICIPTSAPTSPYSSPVLSPPRSDMLVNHYITPPSIFQVWSAPEIPHSDGNPGLGIFHPHLGSHKASSSVDNSPLQSPRVSYRVYGTSPPMTTSPLPTKMAHETSLVPWESNAQATVHPLPLPPGAVSPSHPASPSPVAAAKSDFSGASVPSHPTPISPLAVKPEVSVAVKPSWTSPVSPLAAKPELIPIKQQWKKGKLIGRGTFGSVYVASNRETGALCAMKEVEILPDDAKSAECIRQLEQEIKVLSHLKHPNIVQYFGSEIVGEKFYIYLEYVHPGSINKFIHDHCGAITESVVRNFTRHILCGLAYLHSKKTIHRDIKGANLLVDAYGVVKLADFGMAKHLTGQAANLSMRGSPYWMAPELLNFGMQKDANSDLALAVDIWSLGCTIIEMLNGKPPWSEYEGAAALFKAIKETPPIPETLSADGKDFLRRCFCRNPADRPTASMLLDHPFVNYSQQPEACSQTRKERKLMDDMQFLRDRLNQKSDSVPVSFDSEIRMAKLSNHVTGQRSHHQRPQLAVVPLISPRSTLESLPTLSPPSMGQYSNNPTTTANLPSSVKQGVGI